The genomic window TGCCCGTTCGCAGTCCGCCCCGTCCACACCGCCCGTTCGCCGAGTTCAAGTCCGctctcatctctcctctctcccccctctcccattcctcatcctccccccctctctctctccccccctccccctcttctcctctccccctctctccccctccctctctctcccctccccccctcccctccctcccccctctcctctcccctcccctcccccctccctcccctcctccttccccccctccccccctctccacatccctctccccatccccgctccccctctcccccccatgcccccctctccccctctcctccccctcacttcccccccttccccctctcgtcTCCCTGTCtcgtctcccccctcctcctcctcttccccctccccctcaccatccccctctccaccccctctccatccctccccctccaaccccctttcaccccctttcccccctctccctctccccccctccgtctctctcccttctttctctgccccactctctctgcccctcgaGATAGGGCAGGGatagggtaaaaggagccaatgaataatattaatgtaatatcaaggggggtggttagtgtgtgtgtgcaacgccgcagcccccccccccccccaccccctgcaaccgcgcgttgaggggacgggacccaacgggtcccccttggtctcgtGTCCATTAAAGTCACTCATGATAACCGCTGTactgctacacgcatccctaatttcctgcttgatgctatccccaacctccctaccgCTGTTCGGTGGTCTGTATaccactccaacaagcgttttctgcccttggttatttcgcagttctacccataccgattgtACAGCatcaagctaatgtctctccttgctattgcattaatctcctctttaaccagcaactctaccgctgcgccacccctaTTTTTAATTGTTCAAATTTATGATTTAAATATGTCAGTTATGTCCACTTATATGGTTAGAATAACTTCCATGAAGCGAGGTTCAGAGAGGCCCGAGAGGTCCCGAGTGCCGCCGAGGCCCGCTGCCCGTTCGCAGTCGGCCCCGTCTGCGCTGCCCGCTCGCCGAGCTTAAGTCCgcattctcccccctcctcctctctctctcccccccccccccccccctccccccccccccctcccacatcctcctcctctccccctcccccccctctccccccctccccctcctctcccccctctccccctcctctcctctccccctcctctctccctccctctccctccctgactctccctcactgtccctgcctctctctccctccccctccccccatctccctcctctccccatttccccccctcctctcccccctcccccccctcccctcctctccccctccctacccctccctcccccctacccctccccccttccaccctctctcccccctccccctcccctcctgcccccctccccctctccccctcaccacgtccctcccccctccccctctctccccccatccccctctccactgcaaaattaatttgttttgttttaagctCTTATTCAGCTCTTGCACTGATTTCCCCTTCAGTCCCATTAAAGCGTCATTTTTGTCTGTTAGCCATTCCCTATTAATAGCTACAGCTGGCATAAGCACTTTGATCCCAACATAAACAGCAGCAAATAAGAACTTTGCAGGCAAGTAAAATCAGAAAATGATGGTAtggtcagcaggtcaggtagcgtctgtgaaaagagaaagggatgttaggagcaaagaggtccttctgcagttgtacagggccctagtgagaccacatctggagtattgtgtgcagttttggtcccctaatgcgaggaagaacattcttgctattgaggaagtgcagcgtaggtttacaagtttaattcccggtatggtgggactgtcatatgctgagagaatggagcggctgggcttgtatactctggaatttagaaggatgagaggaaatctgattgaaacataattataaagggtttggacatgctagaggcagaaaacatgttcccaatgttggaggagtccagaaccaggggccacagtttaagaataaggggtaagccatttagaacggagatgaggaaacagtttttcacacagagagttgtgagtctgtggaattctctgcctcggagggcggtggaggccggttctctggatactttcaagagagagctagatagggttcttaaagatagcggattcgggggatatggggagaaggcaggaacagggtactgattggagatgatcagccatgatcacattgaatggctgtgctggttcgaagggccgaatggcctactcctgtacctattgtctattgttaatttagagaaacaaatGTTTCTATTTCCATTTCTCTTGCCTGCTTCAACCCACAACCCTGCCCTAGCAGTGAACTATTGTGGAATTTGTAAAAGTTTGCACGACATACTATGGCTTGCACTATTATAGCATGGTTTATCTCGTATAACTGCTAACTCACAGTATATTTATTTCTTGTGTTGATGTGTTTAATAtgcctgcaaagctgcagcaaataagattgTCATTGTTCTgatcctggtgcatatgacaattaaccacTCTTGGCTTGACTAACAAGCTGAGTGTTTCTGTTTCAGATTGCCAACATTTGTAGTTCTTTGATTATCAACCGGAAATTCTGAAGGATGAGTTTACGATTGAACAATGAATTTCAGAGCAGTTCAAATACACTTAAATAatagcagatttaaaaaaaaaaaacactttaaagaATTAGAAATAAAAAAACCATGAAGACAAggtaaaaaaaaagtacaaacacTTACTTTAATGAGTTCAAATGATGATCCCCACACGAGCCAGCATTGGCATTCATCTGCTGTGCTTAATGCATCCATTTCTGCTGCTGTGTTTAGTGCATTTATGCTCTCCTACTGGGATTTTGCAGCGATCCAATAGCAAAGCAAGAAGTCAGCTACATCGGCATATGACCTCCACTTCATCTCCAACTGCTGCTTTTCAATCCACATGCGTACGTGGGAGGCCTGAAGAGTGAGCAGAAAACAACTGGTGATTCTCCACGGAAACATAAGCTATATCCGAGTACAATTCAGCCCGTTGACTATTAATTGCATCGCAGTCCAATATTCAGTGTTTGTCTTAATATTTAATAATTAGATACTGATGGCAACCATAAATAACATGGATTAAATTAATAAATTTGTAAACTTTATTCTTTTACTCCCCTTTGTGCTTGCTCATGGAAGCATTTAATATAGTGTAGCATGATTTAGCTTACATATGAGGGATGAGTAGTGGATGAGATGCAAGAAGGGCACGCATGCATAAAGCAGTTTTTATAGCTCAGCTTTTTCAGCTAAGGAAGAGGGATCAAgaaataattataattttaagTTGGTTCTTAAAATTCCACATTCGTCCTTCTACAGTCGACATTATCTTGTGAACTTACGAATGTGCTATCACTGCAGGGACATTTTAAAGATATTCTTTGTGTTTGCTTTGCCCATTCCATTAGTAAATGAACAGTAACATGAACAGCAGTCTTCAACATTTCCTCGTAAATTATTTATGTGTTCCCTGCTCAGCAATTAACTTTTCAGTTATCCCAATCAGTCCCGAGACTGACTCAAACCTGGAAACACTGTGTAAGAGAGACCATTTTATTTTGAACAAAGGATTTTAAAGTTACTGAGAAAACAAAAGACTGAGCAAGAGAGCGGAAGATAAAAAAtatgacctaattgaaacttacagaatagtgaaaggctccaccattcaatatgaacatggctgatcatccaaaatcagtaccccgttccatttttttccccatatcccttgattcccttagccctaagagctaaatctaactttctcttgaacacatccagtgaattggcctccactgccttctgtggcagagaattctacagattcccaactatctgggtgaaaatgtttttcctcatctcagtcctaaatggtctaccccttattcttaacctggacccctggttttggactcccccaacatcgggaacattttacctgcatcaaccctgtccaatcctctaagaattgtatatgtttctataagatatcctctcatccttctaaattccagagaatggcaagcccagtcaacccattctttcatcatatgtcagtcccgccatcccgggaattaacctggtgaacccatgctgcactccctcaataacaacaatttccttcctcaaattaggagaccagatttGCACACaatagaagaagaaaggaaaaggcggagacagtgggctgagggagccctgggaagcggaggagaaagcagggactacctgaaattggaggtcaatgttcatagtgaagtggaaagagataatagaaattgaaTTCATTGCAAGGTGTAAAAATAGATgcgatactgtattgtaattttgctgcatgtcattgtggtatatatcatgtcttgattgcggatgattgattgattgaattcaagatggcggacagcgggggtgatgcgccgttgtgtatggccgctcctcctgctgtccgtcctttcacccttttttatttttatttttagtcctgttcgtatgaaatgtttattggaggacttcttttatgtggggggtgggggaggggaagggggaaactattttaaccccagttctacctggtcggagatgcggtttttctccgaaccgcatcttcgtcctctctatGCGGCCTAGTCAAACTGGAGCAGAGCTGGGAGCgaggcgtttcctgcggggactgcaaatttcgacggcggtgtagatgctgggacatctacaaggagcaggcgatgccttaccggggaggCGCAGGActgcggtaatctccggggcactgtgaccgttgacggcaccgcggagcctgggatccgagatcgccagtgtcgggggttcggccggcgcggcctgtgaactttggtcgttgcagtcttcgggggggaattcattgcggccgcttcagtcctggccgctgatggacgttcaccgacgccgatggtccagcttcacggcaggagggcctgaagataCCGGGCTGGGGGGTgagtacacaaaaatgatggagaaagagCGGGTGCAAGGatagcgatgtttcgggccgaaacccttcttcagactgcttcattGAGATATAggcccccgacctcgggtggacttaTGAGGGCAAGAGAACTAGATATTTTTccatggtgccttccctcacagtgaattctgctgtggggggacgtttcatgttgatttctatagtgtactgtttctgtgtcttttttctttttactcTTTTTAGCTCTCCTGACGGAAAtgattttgtatggatttattgcattgatctgttcaattaatttaatcaatctctgtaaagcactttggttcaaatactggttttgttgaaaagtgctatataaataaatattgttattattattattgattggtgaatgtttagtttgcgactttatttgaagcagaaataatatgtgaatgtacacaaaaatgctggagaagcatctatggagcgaaggaaataggcgatgtttcgggccgaaacccttcttcagactgatgtcgggaggggtggggggtgggaaaaagaaaggaagatgcggagacatgaatgcttcattgaccataaatccgactggtaactacacacttcggccgagcacattatcgcacgagtcatgcaagccgtcttaaatgaccacctaaaatgaCCACCCTTTTCCATGAGGTCCAGTGCACCCTATCGGTCAAGTTGAGATATGCTGCTGTTTTAACTCTGCAACAGTTTCTATGTTGTTTATGAGGCTGTGCCATCTCTACTGGGTGCCAACGCATGTCAAAACATGGGACTTGTCTCTTTCAGcccttctgtttgtcatctgactACAGCCTGTGGTTTCAGCCAACAAATCCTGACGGAATACAAAATTTTGTTTGACGACAACCTGGGCAGGTTGCCTGTTAGGTACATAATTACCATTGACCCTGAGGCAATTCCAGTTGTTCGTCCAGCTCATAAGATCCCCCATGCCATGCGGGACCgtgttcaaagtgaactcaacagaatggtgtctctagGTGTGATTGCTCCCATCGTTGACCCCTcggactgggtttccaccatgatcATGGCAACGAAGAAGAATAAAGATGAACTACGGATTATATCAATCCGAAGGTTTAAACACAGCCATTAAACAACCTCACTATCCCATGCGCCTGGTGGATGAGATTGCAGCGCAGATGGCTGAGGCCACTGTATTCATagtactagatgccaagagttcattctggcagatttcgcTGGAACACAACTCCTCCAAGTTAACCACTTTCAGCACACCATTCGGCCGTTACAGATTTCTTCGTATGCCCCTTGGCATAagctctgctagtgaagtatttcaacaagctatggAGCAGTTGTTCACAGGTGGCccatgctccattgtagtggatCACATCTTGGTTGCGGGACGAACTGTCGAAGAAGACGATGCTAATCTGACGAAGGACCTGGATCATGTCAAggccatcaacttcaagctaaaccCTCAAAAAAGCAAATTCAGGGTAAGTGAGGTGAAATACATAGGCCATGTGTTTACTAAAGACGGCCTAAAAACTGATCCGGTGAAAACCAGTGTTATCAATGAGCTCCCAGCACCAAAAGACATGCTCGGTCTGTAGAGATTCCTTGACATGGTTAAATACTTGAGCAAATTTATTCCAGACTTCTGTGAAATATCAGCCCCGTTGCGCCAGCTTACTCACAAAGAAACTTGTTGGATCTGGCATGAGCAACAGCAGAGGGCATTCGACACTCTTAAGCCGCAGATGTCTTGTGCTCCTACTCTCGCTTACTTTGATCCTAAACGAccggtcacactgacttgtgacgcTTCACAGCACGGACTGGGCGCAGCATATCTTCAAAATGACAGTACCGGAAATAAGCCTGTTGCCTATGGCTCGCGCActatgactgacacagaacaacgatatgcccaaattgagaaagagctgtTGGCGGTTGTTTTCGCCTGCAAGAAATTTAACAACTTTATCTTCGGACAAATGGTCATGATTcaaactgaccaccaacctctgatcagcatctttaacaaaccGATTCATGCCTCTCCAGGGCGCCTACAGCGGATGCTGCTGCAGCTTCAAAAATTTGACATTGTTCTGATCTACAAACGTGGTAAAGAAATGCAACTGGCTAACACTCTCGCGTGCACCCCGGAAGACCTGCGAGGGTCCGCCCTCGCCGTATAATGACTTTGTTGTAATGACTATGTCTTTTATTCCCTCGTTCTGCATGGAGGACttggttgcccacactgctgctgacagtacttTAGTCGCTTGCCTACGTCATTAAGTGTGGCTGATCAGACAAACACTACAACGTTCCGCTGCCAGTTTAGCCTTTCTTTGCCGTCCGTGATGAGCTAGTGTTGCAGGATGGCATTATTGTAAAAGCACGCAAGGCTGTGGTTCCTGCTTCTCTGCACAGTAAGTATTTTAACGCTGTCCACGCAGGGCACCCAGGCGCTGAAGCGACCGTCCTACGGGCGagaaacatgttttactggcctggcatggccgaatacaACACTGAGAATGGGGcgtcctgtgcagtgtgcaacagtttggcacctcatcaacaaaagcaaccacttcatTCACATCCGGCTCCTGCACTCCCATGGTCTACATTGGCAACTGAtatatttgagtggcatggcaagcagtacttGGTACTTGTCGATtcgtattcaggatggtttgaccttgattttcttagcagccccactCCTCGCAGGGTCGTTTTTCAGTACACGGAGCTCTGTGCATACTGTTATCACAACTATTGTGtttagtcaatggaaaagcaatagggaacaagatgctaatttcaaagtatgaaaatggccataacctttttaatactgaagatatgaaagtgaattaggtgtcaaattaaacttatttttatgctttatctgatggggataaattgcagacttgatttttttaatctcaaattttttttaacattgctaATTACAGGCCTGATATTTAAGGCCTGACAATCTCAATAAAATTAAATGTGTAAAAATCCATACAAAATTCTCAAATATAACATTGGGTTCTTTCTTTTTATAAAAACCTTAAAAATTGAGTACGAAAAAAACGCTTCACAGATTATAATTAGAGAGATTATTTCGTTATAAATCCCCTGTCTGTTGACTGGGTCTCATTCATAACCTGTTCTCGTCCGTCAGgccggaggccgccagctccgtctCCCAGCGACGCGGGTGGCCGTCTCCCATTGGTTGCTTTGCGGGCCAGGGCTTATTACCATATTGACCTCACAAAGAAGGCGGAAAGCGATTGGCCGGGACCGTGAGGAGTGACGCTGATACGGTGACGGAGGCCGGCAGATGCGTTGCTAGGAGACAGGGCGTTTCCCGGAGCGCGAGGTAGAAGCAGCCTGCGGCCGGGGCCGGGCAGTCACTCCATGTAAACCGGAGCATGAAAGCAGTTGCACTAGCACAAGCTAGAAGGGAGGCGCTTATTACATTGGCTGAGTGCCCCCGGCGTCCAAATCATCTTACCACAGGTTCCATCTTGCTTTTTGCAAAATCTGCTAAGTAACACCTTTATAAATCCGCCGAGGAAGTGCATTGGTTGCAGTGCAAAAAGAGCAGCTCAAGAGGAAGGCACTGCTGGAGGAAGTTGTGCATCTAAAGAGTTTGAAGGATTCCACACACGAAGGCGAAAGCAAACGGCACTGAGGAAAAATGATGCAGATTATGGATACCTACAACCAGAAGCATTCCTTATTCAACGCCATGAACAAATTTATAGCTGCGGTCAATAACATGGACCAGACGGTCATGGTGCCGAGTCTTTTGCGGGATGTCCCTCTTGAAGACGAGAACAAGAGCGAAGTTAATGGCGTTTCAAGTACCGGAGCGTCCAACTATTACTCTGATAAGTGGGACATGTACAACTACTTCGTCTTGTTGAAATCCATCAAGAACGACATAGAGTGGGGTGTGGTGCAACTGGACGATAGGAAAAAGGATAAAGCCGCCACCATAGACATCAGAGTGGACGAGGTCGAAGGAGAAGAGGACTTGCAGAAACAATTCCATTATCATCTAAATGGATTATACACCGTCTTGTCAAAACTGACTAGAAAAGCTAACACCTTAACTAACCGCTACAAACAAGAAATCGGCTTCGGTAGCTGGGGACATTGAGCACAGATCAAGTTACAAGGACTAACCCTCTTTAATGAAGTTAAGCCAAGCCTAACTGAAGTTGCAAGGTTGTTTTCTGCTCTGTGGTAGAAACCGATAGAGGCAACGATTTAACTTGATCATTTAATATGTccttttttctgttttattttcccGTCGTATTTCTGGGAGAAGGGAAGGCTTTGTTGGACGTGCTTAATAAATATTTCATTCATGAAATGGAAAACGTGGCTGTGGGCGGCTGTGCCGGTGGAGATTACATTTTACTTTGCACTACTTTGTACTATATGTGTGATGTATAAAATTGTAACGTCTTGTGTACCGTTTACTCGTTTTACAAACGCTCACGGTAGACGTGTGTCTTTCCTAACAAAATGAGGCTGTTAGATAAAGCCAATGACATGAAAGCTATATAGTTCTGTGGGTAACTTACTGTATGGAAACAACTGAAAAATTCTGATAAAAGAATAATATGACGAGGTTTCCTGTGTCAACCACGTATTTTGCGTATTTAAACCATACTTTTGTACAACCGGATtaaaacaatgtttaaaaataaaaaaataaaacatagcTTGCAGTAATTTTCAAATTCTTGAGCTCTGATGAGATACATTTTAGGTTTGGGGTTGAGGCTAACTTTTTGTCTGAACATTAGTGTTTAATGCGGTTAAGGGCGAGTCTTTTTATTAATTCGCCGCCCATGCCCCGTTGCAACACAATGTGAACCAGCTTTGGGTGGGTTCTCTCTGAATGCGCATGCTTGCATTTGCCAGTTCTCCCGCATTCCTTTCCATCTCTTAAAAAATGTATTATACAGCCGCGAGAAATCCTTTACCGGCACCGCCATTGTGTGTAACGAAGGATCTGTGAACCGCCCTCCGTCCCTGCCACGGCATATAGTTGTCTTCTTGTATTGGCCTGCCTCGGAGTACTCATAGAGCAGATATTTTTAGCATTGTTATTCTTTATTACAAAATCGTACCGAATTAGAAAAGGGTGGATGTGACTTTATTAAAATGAAATTCACGGGTGTGTGAGAGAAGGTCGTGTGTAATCAGATCATGCAACTCGCCCACAGGGTGAGCCGGGCAAAAAATTACAAGAAAGAATGGCAATGGAAAAACAAATAATGATACTCGAATGAAACgtctaattgaaataaatatttatcataaataaatgataaatcaataatttgggCTGAGCTATGTCCATATGATTTTAAAACGAGTGAACTCTATAACAAGCAATCTTCAAAGAGGATGACATACCGGAACATTACCAGTCCCATTGCCCGAGGGGTGGACTTAAGAAAACGTGGTAGACACTGAGCTGGAAATAGAGCTGCGATTTCCATGCTTcagtttacttttttttaatttgtgggTTTGTTTTTACGTTACACCGGTAAATAATTAAGAGCACGAGATTTCCGCAGATTGCTTCCTTTTCCAGATTGCGTGGCCATTCTCCTTTGATGTACCTCCCTCTTCTCCATTAGAGCTGTCCATCCCCCACCGTTCGGCTTCGTGGCGTGGAATCCCTCCTCAGCGCCAACCTCGACTGTAATTACTCCTGATATATTAACTCCCAAGATTTGTGATTGTAACCAGATTGTTGTCTTTTTGCTGTGGGAAACAATGTACATTTTAGACCGCAGAACTTTAGTAATTATAATTAAAGCAAGCTGTTAAACCGATGCGCTACGTATTAGATGAATTCTGAAGAAAACAGAGGGGCAACAAGAGGGGACACACCCTAGCAAAATTGATGAAGATAAATTACTATCTTCCCTGTGTTTCCTAGTTATTAGTTTTCTAGCAACTTCATTCGTTTCAAATTAGCGTTGGCCCCATTGGTTTATTTCTTGATTAGCTTTTGGTAACGTGTCCTGGATTATTTTCATATGTTAAAATCACAATTAAAAGCGTTATTGAAGATTAATTAATCCTTTCAGGTCTATAGTTCTATTTCTCGATGAGACTCTTTCAAGTCTATAGTGCCACTTCAATATAAAGATTTAAATTTTTTCTTCAAAAAAATGTTaataacaataggtgcaggaataggccattcagtgtgatcatggctgatcatccacaatcagtaccctgtcctgccttctccccatatcccctgactctgctatcttcaagagccctatctagctctctcttgaactaactaatttaaattttaatttagaaAATAAATACTGGTGTGAGGTTGGTGGAGTTGATGGTGTTTACATTTGAGAAGTCTGTTTTAAGGCCCTCATTATAATGTTTTGGTTCAATACTTATACATTGTGGAAGGTT from Leucoraja erinacea ecotype New England chromosome 13, Leri_hhj_1, whole genome shotgun sequence includes these protein-coding regions:
- the LOC129702692 gene encoding mid1-interacting protein 1-B-like, whose amino-acid sequence is MMQIMDTYNQKHSLFNAMNKFIAAVNNMDQTVMVPSLLRDVPLEDENKSEVNGVSSTGASNYYSDKWDMYNYFVLLKSIKNDIEWGVVQLDDRKKDKAATIDIRVDEVEGEEDLQKQFHYHLNGLYTVLSKLTRKANTLTNRYKQEIGFGSWGH